One stretch of Acropora muricata isolate sample 2 chromosome 12, ASM3666990v1, whole genome shotgun sequence DNA includes these proteins:
- the LOC136892143 gene encoding putative uncharacterized protein MYH16, whose product MNCGLEFFWRSILNGKNMSSEFDDITRISQDIAIQSNVKSLECVDVLNTNYELQLQKNKNHLANLKTVLLRLQGQSRFLDNLAKENLSSTGGMDMTEHQQNLRKESKEDKNEIEQLESDISSLAETLCSKHNVLKEKLELLDKKLCSTKEKKTKLEILQPKLEEVESKIELQKNTEMLKELKAKQQEAATAIEECKTSITSLEHCKTLLQVEVTQLQDGATKLIEEFKIQQAIKQENQQREGTRTQWFATAVELYSSLGGVRVQSMQGDSVVLEIPSDTQPVGLEESSPSLILTIKFRLQGGAQAVFAGAEINLDLPTVEDLVNHAIRTNDVVAFILQVKELFRKQRNLMMEVKQLQANYAMDWEPNHGRVRVMLGRSGKVVCTLKVDSKYSIGQGQVQLLGVEGGSNREGIQQLQNDGANRNLTEWIEKLQELFSDQ is encoded by the exons ATGAACTGCGGTCTCGAATTCTTCTGGCGGTCAATTTTGAACGGTAAAAATATGTCGTCCGAATTCGACGATATTACGAG GATTTCTCAAGATATTGCTATTCAAAGCAATGTTAAATCTCTGGAGTGCGTTGATGTTCTGAATACAAATTATGAATTGCAGCTCCAAAAAAACAAG AATCACCTTGCAAATTTGAAGACTGTGCTGTTGAGGCTGCAAGGCCAGTCACGCTTCTTGGACAATTTGGCCAAAGAGAACTTGTCTTCAACAGGAGGCATGGATATGACAG AACATCAGCAAAATTTGAGAAAGGAAAgcaaagaagataaaaatgaaattgaacagCTGGAAAGTGACATAAGCTCCCTCGCAGAAACATTATGCTCAA agcaCAATGTCTTAAAAGAGAAGCTTGAACTCTTAGACAAGAAGCTTTGTTCTACAAAGGAAAAG AAAACCAAATTAGAGATACTTCAGCCAAAGCTGGAAGAGGTAGAGAGCAAAATTGAGCTTCAG aaaaATACGGAGATGCTTAAAGAGTTGAAAGCGAAACAG CAAGAAGCAGCCACAGCCATAGAAGAGTGTAAAACATCCATCACTAGCCTCGAGCACTGCAAAACCTTGCTTCAAGTTGAGGTCACCCAGCTTCAAGACGGTGCTACTAAGCTCATTGAGGAGTTCAAGATACAGCAAGCGATAAAACAGGAAAACCAACAACGCGAAGGCACCAGAACACAATG GTTTGCCACCGCGGTAGAGTTGTACAGTTCCCTGGGAGGAGTTCGAGTGCAAAGTATGCAGGGAGATTCTGTGGTCCTGGAGATACCCAGCGATACGCAACCCGTCGGATTGGAAGAATCAAGCCCTTCCCTTATCTTGACTATTAAATTCAGACTGCAGGGAGGGGCACAAGCCGTTTTTGCGGGAGCAGAG ATCAACCTGGACTTGCCCACAGTCGAAGATCTCGTCAATCACGCGATTAGGACCAATGATGTCGTGGCATTTATACTCCAAGTGAAAGAGCTCTTTAGAAAACAGCGAAATTTGATGATGGAAGTCAAACAGCTTCAAGCTAA TTACGCGATGGACTGGGAACCAAATCACGGTCGTGTCCGGGTGATGCTGGGTAGAAGCGGAAAAGTGGTGTGCACTTTAAAAGTGGACTCCAAGTACAGCATAGGACAAGGCCAAGTTCAGCTCCTTGGAGTAGAAGGAGGTTCAAATCGCGAAGGGATACAACAGCTCCAG AACGATGGAGCAAATAGAAACCTCACAGAATGGATAGAGAAGTTACAAGAGCTTTTCAGTGATCAGTGA
- the LOC136892139 gene encoding E3 ubiquitin-protein ligase TRIM71-like, giving the protein MSWMRDQERLSRVIMEELKCPVCLEEFVDPKTLSCSHTVCTACLSNMVEPRALGINAGGFVRCPTCRSYTEVHPLAGIQGLPTNCIVKNLISGKNRAIEIKELEAGIRRSRKALNVRKELVTEIVDKSESLSHQRQQIEGDITQMGEKIVQMVRENQERLIQELHTKVAMQQRELRQKREAMQRMTSRANKILEKIEEKVQSLSSRQLIEEKSSILSDLIDVDAIEPAMEIPELETIAFTPTISENDIENLTALGKIDCSNIQDHSTVAVRIQDYSHDNIESSAFGASGNDNGKFMLPWGVAVRSDGCIAVADHANNRIQMFDIQGVFLQVVPDSETETVRLPTGIAFDLDHNLITFDRQSRVIKVLDTMGQLIRKIGREGDFSDGVEGLSIDSDGRIIVTDSSNEQVLVYHHHGNLSLKFGASGKNRLQRPSCAVFHHGQFIVSDTFNHCLKVYNRHGIYTQQIGRPGNEAGQFFHPRGLAVDASNNILVCDSGNCRVQVLDCDGNFIKSFGKQGQEVGDFSMPYGIAIGNHGEVIVSDCGNNRFQIFKFPFLEMTLL; this is encoded by the coding sequence ATGAGTTGGATGCGAGACCAAGAGCGGTTGTCACGCGTGATAATGGAGGAACTGAAATGCCCAGTCTGTCTTGAAGAATTCGTGGACCCAAAGACTCTGTCGTGTTCCCATACGGTCTGCACAGCGTGTTTATCAAATATGGTGGAACCACGGGCTTTGGGTATAAACGCAGGTGGCTTTGTGCGGTGCCCCACATGTCGTAGCTACACGGAAGTTCATCCCCTGGCGGGAATACAAGGGCTTCCAACAAACTGCATCGTGAAAAATTTAATCTCGGGGAAGAATAGAGCTATTGAGATAAAGGAGCTGGAAGCCGGAATCAGAAGGAGCAGGAAGGCCTTGAATGTGAGGAAAGAGTTGGTGACAGAGATTGTTGATAAGTCAGAGAGTCTAAGCCATCAAAGACAGCAAATTGAAGGCGATATAACGCAGATGGGAGAGAAAATAGTACAAATGGTGAGAGAGAACCAGGAAAGGCTTATACAGGAGTTGCACACCAAAGTGGCCATGCAGCAGCGAGAATTGAGACAAAAACGAGAAGCAATGCAGAGGATGACAAGTCGTGCCAATAAAATCTTGGAAAAAATCGAAGAAAAGGTCCAATCCCTTTCATCAAGACAACTCATCGAGGAGAAAAGTTCCATCCTGTCAGACCTGATAGATGTTGATGCCATAGAACCGGCAATGGAAATACCAGAATTGGAAACCATTGCATTCACCCCAACCATTAGTGAAAATGACATTGAGAACTTAACAGCACTGGGTAAAATTGACTGCAGCAATATTCAAGACCATTCTACAGTGGCTGTCAGAATCCAAGACTATTCACATGATAATATAGAGTCCAGTGCTTTTGGTGCAAGTGGCAATGACAATGGCAAATTCATGCTCCCATGGGGTGTGGCAGTTCGCAGTGATGGCTGCATTGCAGTGGCTGACCATGCAAACAACAGAATACAAATGTTTGACATTCAAGGTGTCTTTCTACAGGTTGTTCCTGATAGCGAGACAGAGACAGTCAGACTTCCAACTGGGATTGCCTTTGACCTTGACCACAACTTGATCACCTTTGATCGTCAGAGCCGAGTGATCAAAGTCTTGGACACCATGGGACAACTCATAAGGAAGATTGGCCGCGAGGGAGACTTCAGTGATGGAGTGGAGGGCTTGTCCATTGACTCTGATGGACGGATTATTGTCACAGATTCCTCGAATGAGCAGGTGCTAGTCTACCACCACCATGGAAACTTGAGCCTTAAGTTTGGTGCAAGTGGAAAAAACAGGTTACAGCGACCATCATGTGCAGTGTTTCACCATGGTCAATTTATTGTATCcgacactttcaatcactgccTGAAGGTGTACAATCGCCATGGAATCTACACACAACAGATTGGTAGACCTGGAAATGAGGCTGGCCAATTTTTTCATCCAAGAGGTCTGGCAGTGGATGCATCAAACAACATTCTGGTTTGTGACTCAGGCAATTGCCGTGTTCAGGTTCTTGACTGTGATGGAAACTTCATAAAGAGTTTTGGCAAACAAGGACAGGAAGTGGGAGACTTTTCCATGCCTTATGGTATTGCAATTGGGAATCATGGGGAAGTGATTGTGTCTGACTGTGGTAACAATCGGTTTCAGATCTTTAAATTTCCTTTCCTGGAAATGACTTTGTTATGA